A DNA window from Polyangiaceae bacterium contains the following coding sequences:
- a CDS encoding protein kinase produces MSEPEGAGEVVAGKYRLTRLLGQGGMGAVWEGVHVSLGTRVAIKFIDREYADSDEARSRFVNEARAAARLQTKHVVSVHDQGVTQDGRPYIVMEFLAGEPLDRRLTRLGKLSPEATSVIVSQVCRALTKAHQAGIVHRDLKPENVFLVYDEEDGTEIAKVVDFGIAKFTDHSMGVSSSTRTGSVLGTPYYMSPEQARGLRSVDTRSDLWSVGVIAFRCMAGRLPFEGEAVGDLLVKICTADIPVPSQLNPELAPEIDAWMARAMEREPGSRFQTASELATELALAAGTVPPRSQMMSLQDLPSGPTHVAPPPPSAEISGSNPAVREAQTVKAFTQSASAPRKGLPTAALVAGGVFALLTVGVIGVVAARAFATPEPVVVETEVGATPTASEVASSEPVQLVPAPKPAAEPVPTASTTAAPPASLPEPKPVAGPRPAPRPKPGPKPVAAPNPAPKPGPKPGPKPGPKPGGIDLGY; encoded by the coding sequence ATGAGCGAACCCGAGGGTGCAGGCGAGGTCGTAGCGGGCAAGTACCGCCTGACCCGCCTCCTTGGGCAAGGGGGGATGGGCGCCGTGTGGGAGGGCGTGCATGTCAGCTTGGGGACTCGCGTTGCCATCAAGTTCATCGATCGCGAGTATGCCGACAGCGACGAGGCCCGCAGTCGATTCGTCAATGAAGCGCGCGCAGCCGCCCGGCTGCAAACCAAGCACGTGGTGAGTGTTCACGACCAGGGCGTGACTCAAGACGGGCGCCCCTACATCGTGATGGAGTTCCTGGCGGGGGAGCCCCTCGACCGCCGCTTGACTCGCCTGGGCAAGCTCAGCCCGGAGGCGACCTCCGTCATCGTCTCGCAGGTGTGCCGCGCTCTGACGAAGGCACACCAAGCTGGCATCGTGCACCGCGACCTCAAGCCCGAGAACGTGTTTCTCGTCTACGACGAGGAGGACGGTACCGAGATCGCCAAGGTGGTCGACTTCGGCATCGCCAAGTTCACCGACCACAGCATGGGCGTCTCGTCGTCGACGCGCACGGGCTCAGTACTCGGTACGCCGTACTACATGAGCCCCGAGCAAGCCCGTGGGCTCCGCAGCGTGGATACGCGCTCGGATCTTTGGTCAGTGGGTGTCATCGCCTTTCGCTGCATGGCCGGTCGGCTGCCCTTCGAGGGCGAGGCGGTCGGGGACTTGCTGGTCAAGATCTGCACGGCCGACATTCCCGTTCCGTCCCAGCTCAATCCCGAGCTAGCACCCGAGATTGATGCGTGGATGGCTCGGGCCATGGAGCGCGAACCAGGGTCACGATTTCAGACCGCTTCGGAGCTTGCCACCGAGTTGGCCTTGGCCGCGGGGACGGTTCCGCCTCGTTCCCAGATGATGTCCCTTCAGGATCTGCCGTCGGGACCGACGCACGTGGCACCGCCGCCGCCTTCCGCGGAGATCTCCGGCTCGAATCCGGCGGTTCGCGAAGCACAGACTGTGAAGGCCTTCACGCAGAGTGCGTCCGCGCCGAGGAAAGGCCTCCCAACCGCGGCGTTGGTCGCCGGCGGCGTGTTCGCTCTGCTGACCGTGGGTGTGATCGGTGTGGTGGCGGCGCGCGCGTTCGCGACTCCCGAACCCGTCGTCGTGGAGACCGAAGTCGGGGCAACTCCCACTGCTTCGGAGGTAGCCAGCTCCGAACCGGTACAACTAGTGCCCGCGCCGAAACCCGCTGCAGAGCCGGTCCCGACCGCATCGACCACAGCGGCGCCGCCAGCATCGTTGCCCGAGCCCAAGCCGGTTGCTGGACCTCGACCTGCGCCCAGGCCCAAGCCTGGGCCCAAGCCTGTCGCGGCGCCGAATCCCGCACCCAAACCGGGCCCCAAACCAGGCCCCAAACCGGGCCCCAAGCCTGGGGGCATCGATCTAGGGTACTAG
- a CDS encoding HAD family hydrolase: MPRIALFDMDRTLVRVDTATLYVRYQRQLGEIGSRDALRIAWWLLRYTFGLLDPAAVAEKALAQHRGKKESWMIERCDAWFDEWVVPHVAERGRQVVAEHLERGDLVAIVTGATPYAARPLARMLGIDHVICSELELDAEGRFTGRPLSPICFGAGKRARTEAFVREAEGQLSDAVFYTDSITDLPLLEIVGRPVAVNPDPRLRRLARRRGWAVEQW; encoded by the coding sequence GTGCCACGGATCGCATTGTTCGACATGGACCGCACCTTGGTACGGGTCGATACGGCGACCCTGTACGTGCGCTATCAGCGTCAACTCGGCGAGATCGGCAGTCGAGACGCTCTGCGCATTGCCTGGTGGTTGCTGCGCTACACCTTTGGCCTGCTCGATCCCGCCGCCGTCGCGGAAAAGGCCTTGGCGCAGCATCGGGGCAAGAAGGAGAGCTGGATGATCGAGCGCTGCGACGCGTGGTTCGACGAGTGGGTGGTCCCCCACGTCGCAGAGCGTGGCCGACAAGTCGTGGCCGAGCATCTCGAGCGCGGTGACCTAGTTGCGATCGTCACGGGTGCCACTCCCTACGCCGCCCGCCCTTTGGCGAGGATGTTGGGAATCGACCACGTGATCTGCAGCGAACTCGAGCTCGACGCCGAAGGGCGCTTCACTGGCCGGCCGCTTTCGCCGATTTGTTTCGGGGCGGGCAAGCGTGCGCGAACCGAGGCCTTCGTGCGTGAGGCGGAGGGGCAGCTGAGCGACGCGGTCTTCTACACGGACAGCATCACGGACTTGCCCTTGCTCGAGATCGTGGGACGCCCCGTTGCAGTCAACCCCGATCCGCGTCTCCGTCGTCTGGCCCGGCGTCGCGGTTGGGCCGTGGAGCAGTGGTAG
- a CDS encoding glycosyltransferase family 2 protein: MNETPRISIVIPVYNEEAILHAAIVDLRERLRPLNWSYEIIVAENGSRDRTVSIAQELCEKYPELRSLSAGEPNYGKALKQGILAARGELVICEEIDLCDTDFHQRAVKLLDSHEADMVIGSKLIGGAEDERPFLRHAASMVYTGLLRQLLGFRGTDTHGLKAFRREALLDVVRACLVDKDVFASEFVIRAYRRQLSVIEIPVRVIEKRPPSINLFKRVPNVLKSVAKLTWAIRVKG, encoded by the coding sequence ATGAATGAAACGCCTCGCATTTCGATCGTCATCCCCGTCTACAACGAGGAAGCCATCCTGCATGCCGCCATCGTGGATCTCCGTGAGCGCTTGCGGCCCCTGAACTGGTCCTACGAGATCATCGTCGCCGAGAACGGCTCTCGGGACCGCACGGTCAGCATCGCCCAGGAGCTGTGTGAGAAGTACCCGGAACTCCGTAGCCTGTCCGCGGGGGAACCGAACTATGGAAAGGCCTTGAAGCAGGGCATTCTGGCCGCCCGCGGCGAACTGGTGATCTGCGAGGAAATCGATCTCTGCGACACGGACTTCCACCAGCGCGCGGTCAAGCTACTGGATAGTCACGAAGCCGACATGGTGATCGGCTCCAAGCTGATCGGTGGCGCCGAGGACGAGCGCCCCTTCCTGCGTCACGCCGCGAGCATGGTCTACACCGGCCTGCTGCGACAGCTGCTCGGTTTCCGTGGCACCGACACCCACGGGCTGAAGGCGTTTCGACGAGAAGCCCTGCTCGACGTGGTGCGCGCCTGCTTGGTCGACAAGGACGTCTTTGCCAGCGAGTTCGTGATCCGTGCCTACCGGCGCCAGCTTTCGGTGATCGAGATCCCAGTGCGCGTGATCGAAAAGCGGCCGCCTTCAATCAACCTGTTCAAGCGTGTGCCGAACGTACTGAAGAGCGTGGCGAAGCTGACCTGGGCCATTCGCGTGAAGGGCTGA
- the hrpB gene encoding ATP-dependent helicase HrpB: MTVVPLPIDEHLPQVVETLKQHGALVLSAEPGAGKTTRVPAALLAHVPGQVWVSEPRRVAARLAARRVAEEQEQALGQGVGYRVRFEDVTSAETRLCYATEGVLLQRLLRDPELNGVSAVVLDELHERSLNTDLCLSLVERMRRTQRKDLWLVVMSATLESERVAEFLDCPRIAAKGRSFPLTIEYQTAPDERPLEKQVSSAVRQLVLEADAGDVLVFVPGAREIRNCLSTLSRLAEEADLTLLGLHGDLPLDEQAKALGPAHKRKVVVATNVAESSVTVPGVTAVVDSGLARRVTVSPWSGLGRLSTVEISRASADQRAGRAGRVRAGRALRLYSQGSYARRPAHDLPEIARADLAELLLQLLAAGLAAPGQLAWLTPAPEASLRAAEQLLTLLGAVGAQGELSALGRRMEKLSLHPRLARLIVAGEDYGAHRSACMAAALLSERDIRRTARARLGAGGSRDVRRGPSDVLELMDCFDEARASRFSAHTLTALELDRGAVHAVERAFRQLAGRHQDDPMSTEETDTALQRALLSAYPDRLARRKRPGGAELILTNGRRADLAESSVVKDAQLLVAVDADEGNQGRGLVRLASAVEAEWLLDGFDGLLTEFDGLEYNEAQRRVERVTRLSIGSVVLDEHRSKAAPSSEASALLATALATRLAKSPESEASWQRLLARLSLLTEAMPDQPVPKADEALRSRLLREACSGAVSLDELGEFDPAQAALGLLEAETVARLQRFAPERLTLASGRSLEIQYVLGQPPFAASRLQDFFGMSKTPSVADGRVPITLHLLAPNRRAVQVTSDLLGFWQRHYPTLRKTLMRRYPKHAWPEDGLTASPPPPGRLR; encoded by the coding sequence GTGACGGTGGTGCCGCTACCCATTGATGAACACCTGCCCCAGGTCGTCGAGACGCTGAAGCAGCACGGAGCGCTGGTGCTCAGCGCGGAACCCGGTGCCGGCAAAACCACTCGCGTGCCAGCCGCGCTTTTGGCCCATGTTCCCGGGCAGGTCTGGGTCAGCGAGCCGCGGCGTGTCGCGGCTCGACTCGCGGCGCGACGCGTGGCGGAAGAGCAGGAGCAGGCCCTCGGTCAGGGCGTCGGCTATCGCGTCCGCTTCGAAGACGTCACCAGCGCTGAGACGCGGCTCTGCTACGCCACCGAGGGCGTCTTGCTGCAGCGGCTGCTGCGCGACCCGGAGCTAAACGGCGTGAGCGCCGTGGTCTTGGACGAGCTGCACGAACGCAGCTTGAACACGGACCTGTGCCTTTCCCTGGTCGAGCGCATGCGGCGGACGCAGCGAAAAGATCTCTGGCTGGTGGTGATGAGCGCCACGCTGGAGTCCGAACGAGTCGCGGAGTTCCTGGACTGCCCTCGCATCGCTGCCAAGGGTCGAAGCTTTCCCCTGACCATCGAATACCAGACGGCTCCCGATGAACGTCCCTTGGAAAAGCAGGTCAGCAGCGCCGTGCGCCAACTCGTCCTCGAGGCCGATGCGGGCGACGTGCTCGTGTTCGTGCCGGGCGCGCGCGAAATCCGCAATTGCCTGTCGACCCTGAGCCGGCTTGCCGAAGAAGCGGATCTGACGCTGCTCGGGTTGCACGGTGACCTGCCCCTCGACGAACAAGCGAAGGCGCTGGGCCCCGCGCACAAGCGCAAGGTGGTGGTCGCCACGAACGTGGCCGAATCGTCCGTCACCGTGCCCGGGGTGACTGCCGTAGTGGACTCGGGCCTCGCGCGTCGCGTCACGGTCAGTCCCTGGTCGGGCTTGGGTCGCCTGTCCACCGTCGAGATCTCTCGTGCGTCGGCGGATCAGCGAGCTGGACGCGCGGGGCGTGTGCGCGCCGGGCGCGCATTGCGCCTCTACTCCCAGGGCAGCTATGCACGGCGACCCGCTCACGACCTGCCAGAAATCGCGCGGGCCGATCTTGCGGAGCTGTTGCTGCAGCTGCTCGCAGCGGGGCTTGCGGCGCCGGGACAGCTCGCGTGGCTCACGCCAGCCCCGGAAGCAAGCCTTCGAGCGGCCGAGCAGCTGTTGACCCTGCTCGGAGCCGTCGGCGCGCAGGGAGAGCTGTCTGCCCTCGGTCGGCGCATGGAGAAGCTCTCGCTCCACCCACGGCTCGCTCGCCTCATCGTCGCGGGGGAGGACTACGGCGCCCACCGTAGCGCGTGCATGGCCGCCGCCCTACTGTCGGAACGCGACATCCGCCGAACGGCACGCGCGCGCCTCGGCGCTGGTGGCAGTCGCGACGTGCGGCGGGGCCCCTCGGACGTGCTCGAGCTGATGGATTGCTTCGACGAAGCGAGGGCTTCTCGCTTCTCGGCCCACACGTTGACCGCCCTGGAGTTGGATCGAGGTGCCGTGCACGCGGTCGAGCGTGCCTTTCGCCAGCTGGCAGGACGACACCAGGATGACCCGATGTCGACCGAGGAAACCGACACGGCGCTACAACGCGCTCTGCTGTCAGCGTACCCGGATCGGCTCGCGCGGCGAAAACGGCCCGGGGGCGCCGAACTGATCCTCACCAACGGCCGCCGCGCCGATCTGGCCGAGAGCAGCGTGGTCAAGGACGCGCAGCTTCTCGTCGCCGTGGACGCGGACGAGGGCAATCAAGGACGCGGCCTGGTGCGCCTGGCAAGCGCAGTGGAAGCCGAGTGGCTGCTCGATGGCTTCGACGGCTTGCTCACTGAGTTCGATGGCCTGGAGTACAACGAAGCGCAGCGACGGGTCGAACGCGTCACGCGGCTGAGCATCGGCTCCGTCGTGCTCGACGAACACCGCAGCAAGGCGGCTCCTTCAAGTGAAGCCAGCGCGCTGTTGGCGACTGCCTTGGCGACCCGCTTGGCCAAGAGTCCCGAGTCGGAAGCAAGCTGGCAACGGCTGTTGGCTCGCCTTTCGCTCCTGACCGAGGCCATGCCCGATCAGCCCGTACCCAAGGCTGACGAGGCACTGCGCAGCCGACTCCTGCGGGAGGCGTGTTCTGGTGCGGTGAGCCTCGATGAACTCGGCGAGTTCGACCCAGCGCAGGCTGCGCTGGGTCTGTTGGAAGCCGAGACGGTCGCACGCCTGCAGCGCTTCGCGCCGGAGCGACTGACGCTGGCCTCGGGGCGAAGCCTCGAAATCCAGTACGTTCTCGGGCAGCCGCCCTTCGCCGCCTCGCGCCTTCAGGATTTCTTCGGCATGAGCAAGACGCCGAGCGTCGCAGACGGCCGCGTGCCCATCACGCTGCATCTGCTTGCGCCCAATCGTCGCGCCGTTCAGGTCACGAGTGACTTGCTCGGCTTCTGGCAGCGACACTATCCAACCCTGCGCAAGACCCTGATGCGACGCTATCCCAAGCACGCCTGGCCCGAAGACGGCCTGACCGCCTCCCCCCCGCCCCCCGGCCGCCTGCGCTGA
- a CDS encoding FAD-dependent oxidoreductase — MSSLRTHSPVVVLGAGLTGMSAGLALSRQGVAHRVLEKLDHPGGHAITVEDSGFRFDRTGHLLHLRDPEMRQLVLGWLDDVVEVERRSVIWSNGVYTRYPFQANTFGLPADVAYECVMGFVQAHFHPPSTPPQNFEEFCLAHFGEGISRHFMIPYNSRLWGVHPKEITSDWCQRFVPLPKLEDVLAGAVGKNARELGYNTRFTYPRLGIGELPKAMAREHGKIELSKSPRAIDLKQRVLDLGDEQISFDVLISSAPLDVLMGLIQDVPANVRSAAAKLRCTHLYYLDVALSTPCGKDVHWIYVPEERYPFYRVGCYSHFSPDMAPRGKAGLYVELTSRDEPDLTTLVPSVARALVEMGVISRPEDVEFARLRRIDHAYVIFDHAYFASTKTVFDYLDQIGVISSGRYGGWNYSSMEDALLFGRDAAHRAVELLK; from the coding sequence ATGTCTTCGCTTCGAACCCATAGCCCCGTGGTGGTGCTCGGCGCCGGACTCACCGGCATGAGTGCTGGGCTCGCCCTGTCTCGACAGGGTGTGGCACATCGAGTGCTCGAGAAGCTCGATCACCCCGGCGGCCACGCCATCACCGTGGAAGACTCGGGCTTTCGCTTCGATCGGACCGGGCACCTGCTGCACTTGCGAGATCCGGAGATGCGGCAGTTGGTGCTGGGGTGGCTGGACGACGTGGTGGAAGTCGAGCGGCGCAGCGTGATCTGGTCCAACGGCGTCTATACCCGCTATCCGTTCCAGGCCAACACCTTCGGCCTACCCGCCGACGTGGCCTACGAATGCGTGATGGGGTTCGTGCAAGCGCACTTCCATCCGCCCAGCACTCCGCCGCAAAACTTCGAGGAGTTCTGCCTGGCGCACTTTGGTGAGGGCATCAGCCGCCACTTCATGATCCCCTACAACTCCCGCCTGTGGGGCGTGCATCCCAAAGAGATCACCAGTGACTGGTGCCAGCGCTTCGTGCCGCTGCCCAAGTTGGAAGACGTACTGGCGGGGGCCGTCGGCAAGAACGCGCGGGAGCTCGGCTACAACACGCGCTTCACCTACCCTCGCTTGGGCATTGGCGAGCTCCCCAAGGCCATGGCGCGCGAGCACGGCAAGATCGAGTTGAGCAAAAGCCCGCGAGCCATCGACCTGAAGCAGCGAGTCCTGGACCTCGGAGACGAGCAGATCAGTTTCGACGTCTTGATCTCGAGTGCGCCCCTGGACGTGCTGATGGGTCTGATCCAAGACGTCCCGGCGAACGTGCGCAGCGCAGCCGCCAAGCTACGCTGCACGCACCTCTACTACCTGGACGTGGCCCTCTCCACGCCCTGCGGCAAAGACGTGCACTGGATCTACGTGCCCGAGGAGCGCTACCCCTTCTACCGCGTGGGATGCTACTCGCACTTCTCGCCGGACATGGCGCCTCGTGGCAAGGCCGGCTTGTATGTGGAGCTCACCTCCCGGGATGAGCCGGATCTCACCACCCTCGTACCCAGCGTCGCTCGCGCCTTGGTGGAGATGGGCGTCATCAGCCGCCCCGAGGACGTCGAATTCGCACGCTTGCGCAGGATAGACCACGCCTACGTGATCTTCGACCACGCCTACTTCGCTTCCACGAAGACGGTGTTCGACTACTTGGACCAGATCGGCGTGATCTCCTCCGGTCGCTACGGTGGCTGGAACTACTCCTCCATGGAGGACGCTTTGCTTTTCGGGCGGGACGCCGCCCACCGCGCAGTGGAACTGTTGAAATGA
- a CDS encoding glycosyltransferase, translated as MEILLVVSYFLVLLLLCGYGVHRAHLVLLCAKHSKALAAAATTVAVAEDELPHVTVQLPLFNEATVVERLLEAAGRIDYPHDRLEIQVLDDSTDETRAIAEAKVREIRARGVDMSYVRRPNRVGYKAGALDYGLARAKGELIAIFDADFVPQPEFLRDVVGHFKESDVGMVQTRWGHMNREHSLLTRVEALMLDGHHLVENRARFGAGCMFNFSGTGGIWRREAIHAAGGWQHDTLTEDLDLSYRAQLAGYRFIYRQDVVTPAELPEDMSAFRAQQFRWAKGTVQTARKLLGRVLRADLSLGQRVEAMFHLTPHFAYPLMMLLSVLLLPALILMPATDVKTMLLIDLPLCVGATGSLVTFYCVAERAQGRSALGALRRIPALIALGAGLAPHLTRAVVDGMRNMSGEFVRTPKKGVTAGRYRQAAQLPWAEIGLTALSFASVAASIQTQHWFATPFACLFMFGYGYVASQVTLEQLAQRRAERVSTVPAPVAELEQAQQVARAA; from the coding sequence ATGGAAATCCTGCTCGTTGTCTCCTACTTCCTGGTCCTGTTGCTCCTCTGCGGCTACGGCGTTCACCGCGCCCACCTGGTGTTGCTCTGTGCCAAGCACAGCAAAGCCCTCGCGGCGGCAGCCACGACGGTAGCGGTGGCCGAAGACGAGTTGCCGCACGTGACGGTGCAGCTGCCGCTCTTCAACGAGGCCACCGTGGTGGAACGTCTGCTGGAAGCGGCGGGTCGCATCGACTACCCGCACGATCGCCTCGAGATCCAGGTGTTGGACGATTCGACGGACGAGACTCGCGCCATCGCCGAGGCGAAGGTTCGGGAGATCCGCGCTCGAGGCGTCGACATGAGCTACGTGCGCCGCCCGAACCGCGTCGGCTACAAGGCGGGTGCTCTCGACTACGGCTTGGCTCGCGCCAAGGGTGAGTTGATCGCGATCTTCGACGCGGACTTCGTGCCGCAGCCCGAGTTCCTTCGCGACGTGGTTGGGCACTTCAAGGAGTCCGACGTCGGCATGGTGCAGACGCGATGGGGGCACATGAACCGCGAGCACAGCTTGCTCACTCGCGTGGAAGCGCTGATGTTGGACGGCCACCACCTGGTGGAGAACCGCGCGCGTTTCGGCGCCGGTTGCATGTTCAACTTCTCGGGCACGGGCGGCATCTGGCGCCGTGAGGCCATCCACGCTGCCGGGGGCTGGCAGCACGACACCTTGACCGAGGATTTGGACCTTTCCTATCGCGCGCAGCTGGCGGGCTACCGCTTCATCTATCGTCAGGACGTTGTGACGCCGGCCGAGCTGCCCGAGGACATGAGCGCGTTCCGCGCGCAGCAGTTCCGTTGGGCAAAAGGTACCGTGCAGACCGCGCGCAAGCTCCTTGGCCGAGTGCTCCGGGCGGATCTCTCGCTGGGGCAGCGCGTGGAGGCGATGTTCCACCTCACTCCGCACTTTGCCTATCCGCTCATGATGTTGCTCAGTGTCCTGCTGCTGCCGGCTCTGATTCTGATGCCGGCCACGGACGTCAAGACGATGCTGCTCATCGATCTGCCGCTGTGCGTCGGAGCAACGGGCTCACTGGTCACGTTCTATTGCGTGGCCGAGCGTGCCCAAGGTCGCTCCGCACTCGGCGCACTGCGCCGCATTCCGGCTCTCATCGCCTTGGGAGCTGGCCTCGCGCCGCACCTGACGCGCGCGGTCGTGGACGGCATGCGCAACATGTCAGGCGAGTTCGTCCGCACTCCCAAGAAGGGCGTGACGGCGGGACGCTACCGTCAGGCCGCTCAGCTGCCCTGGGCGGAGATCGGCCTCACCGCTCTGTCCTTCGCTAGCGTCGCTGCTTCGATCCAGACCCAGCACTGGTTCGCGACGCCCTTCGCCTGCCTCTTCATGTTTGGCTACGGCTACGTGGCCAGCCAAGTCACCCTGGAGCAGCTGGCCCAGCGCCGCGCCGAGCGCGTGAGCACCGTGCCGGCACCCGTGGCCGAGTTGGAGCAGGCGCAGCAAGTGGCGCGAGCCGCCTGA
- the polA gene encoding DNA polymerase I, which yields MATALPPVGDPDTLYVVDLSSYVLRAYHAIAPLTGPSGQPTHATYGTVTMLERLVRERRPQFVAIAMDSGRDTFRKAIFDGYKANRPPAPEDLKVQFGQCEQIVRAFAIPTFKQAGVEADDLIATVAKQATARGMKVVVVGADKDLMQLVSDRVVLWDTMRDRVFGVPEVEERYGVRVDQLRDLLALMGDSSDNVPGVPHVGPKTAKDLLTEFETLEGVYAHVGNISKKKLKENLETHHDQALLSQRLVTLKDDCDIELDFEALRYGGRDVEALRELYTSFGFRRQLAELPGKGQPAPAAAAPPPAAAPQRLDYATVFDAAALERLVTELQTADGVGLWVEAIEPSRPYQGLAGIAFSIAPGVARYVPLGHRSLEGPRCLPLGQVAQLLGPWLADAEAKKHCHGQKQSEVALAWHDLALSGVTFDTEVAHYLVDPEGSHRVEDLAQPEARMALQPRDALTKPARGRHYAFDEVPASAASEYCAARADAVQRLTPRLRSRLDELSLNEVYETLERPLSHVLAKMELRGVLVDTARLGQLGTRCEGMLQELEAKAHAAAGKSFNVNSPRQLETLLFDELGLKPLKRTKTARSTDAATLDALSEEHPLPGVILEIRQVAKLKSTYIDSLPTLVNPKTGRIHSSWEQTVAATGRLSSTDPNLQNIPIRSELGREIRAAFVAPPGHRIVSADYSQIELRVLAHLSEDPVLLDAFRQGQDIHTRTAMEIFGVSSDAITAEHRRRAKAVNFGVIYGQGESGLSKSLGIPRKEAASFITAYFDRYQGVHAFMERTLAGARQSDSVQTLFGRRRLVPDIRSGNRARRLAAERIAMNAPIQGTAADLLKLAMIALAEPVTPGAKMVLTVHDELVFEVPDGEVLQAKERVKRAMEQVWALAVPLVVDVGDGANWNEAH from the coding sequence ATGGCGACCGCACTGCCGCCCGTGGGCGACCCGGACACCCTCTACGTCGTGGATCTGTCGAGCTACGTGCTTCGCGCCTACCACGCCATCGCGCCGCTGACCGGTCCGTCAGGGCAGCCCACCCATGCAACCTACGGCACGGTGACGATGCTCGAGCGGCTGGTGCGCGAGCGCCGTCCCCAGTTCGTCGCCATCGCCATGGACTCCGGACGGGACACCTTTCGCAAGGCCATCTTCGACGGCTACAAGGCCAATCGTCCGCCTGCACCCGAAGATCTGAAGGTGCAGTTCGGGCAGTGCGAGCAGATTGTTCGTGCCTTCGCCATCCCCACCTTCAAACAAGCCGGGGTGGAGGCAGACGACCTGATTGCGACCGTGGCCAAGCAGGCGACGGCGCGAGGTATGAAAGTCGTGGTGGTGGGAGCCGACAAGGACTTGATGCAGCTCGTCTCCGATCGCGTCGTGCTGTGGGACACGATGCGAGACCGCGTCTTTGGCGTCCCGGAAGTGGAAGAGCGCTACGGCGTGCGTGTCGACCAACTGCGCGACCTGCTGGCCCTGATGGGCGACAGCTCGGACAACGTGCCCGGCGTACCGCACGTTGGCCCAAAGACGGCCAAGGACTTGTTGACCGAGTTCGAGACGCTCGAGGGCGTCTACGCACACGTCGGCAACATCAGCAAAAAGAAGCTGAAGGAGAACTTGGAAACCCACCACGACCAGGCGTTGCTCAGTCAACGGCTCGTCACGCTGAAGGACGACTGCGACATCGAGCTCGACTTCGAGGCCCTGCGCTACGGTGGCAGAGATGTGGAGGCGCTCCGCGAACTCTACACTTCCTTTGGCTTCCGACGGCAGCTCGCCGAACTACCCGGCAAGGGACAACCCGCACCAGCCGCGGCCGCACCGCCACCGGCAGCCGCCCCCCAACGCCTCGACTACGCCACCGTGTTCGACGCCGCAGCGCTGGAGCGACTGGTGACGGAGCTGCAGACCGCAGACGGCGTCGGACTGTGGGTCGAAGCGATCGAACCGAGTCGCCCCTATCAAGGGCTCGCGGGTATCGCCTTCAGCATCGCGCCCGGAGTCGCGCGCTACGTTCCCCTCGGCCACCGCAGCTTGGAAGGGCCCCGTTGCCTCCCCCTGGGGCAGGTTGCTCAGCTGCTGGGCCCCTGGCTCGCAGATGCGGAGGCGAAGAAGCACTGCCACGGCCAGAAGCAATCCGAGGTTGCACTCGCTTGGCACGACCTCGCACTCTCCGGCGTGACCTTCGACACGGAAGTCGCCCACTACCTGGTCGACCCCGAAGGCTCCCATCGCGTGGAAGATCTCGCGCAGCCGGAGGCTCGGATGGCCCTGCAGCCGCGCGACGCGCTGACCAAACCCGCGCGTGGCCGCCACTACGCCTTTGATGAAGTGCCCGCGTCCGCGGCAAGCGAGTATTGCGCAGCGCGCGCCGATGCCGTGCAGCGCCTGACCCCGCGCCTCCGTTCGCGGCTGGACGAACTGTCCTTGAACGAGGTTTACGAAACCCTCGAACGTCCCTTGTCACACGTACTGGCGAAGATGGAGCTACGCGGCGTGCTCGTGGACACGGCCCGCCTCGGGCAGCTGGGCACACGCTGCGAGGGCATGTTGCAGGAGCTCGAGGCGAAGGCTCACGCCGCGGCGGGCAAGTCCTTCAACGTAAACTCGCCGCGCCAGCTCGAAACCCTGCTTTTCGACGAACTGGGGCTCAAACCCCTCAAGCGCACCAAGACGGCCCGCTCCACCGACGCCGCAACCCTGGATGCCCTATCCGAAGAACATCCCCTACCCGGCGTGATCTTGGAAATCCGCCAGGTTGCAAAGCTGAAGAGCACCTACATCGATTCCTTGCCGACCTTGGTGAATCCGAAGACCGGCCGCATCCACAGCTCTTGGGAGCAAACCGTGGCAGCCACCGGTCGCCTGTCCTCAACGGACCCGAACTTGCAGAACATCCCGATCCGTTCGGAGCTCGGCCGGGAGATCCGCGCCGCCTTCGTCGCGCCGCCAGGGCATCGCATCGTCAGCGCCGACTACTCGCAAATCGAGCTGCGGGTGCTCGCGCACTTGTCCGAAGACCCAGTGCTGCTGGACGCCTTTCGTCAGGGTCAGGACATCCACACGCGCACCGCGATGGAGATCTTCGGAGTGTCCTCGGACGCCATCACCGCCGAGCACCGTCGCCGCGCCAAGGCCGTGAACTTCGGTGTGATCTACGGGCAGGGGGAAAGCGGCTTGTCCAAGAGCCTCGGCATTCCCCGCAAGGAAGCGGCGAGCTTCATCACGGCGTACTTCGACCGCTACCAGGGCGTGCATGCCTTCATGGAACGAACCCTGGCCGGCGCGCGCCAAAGCGACTCCGTGCAGACCTTGTTCGGTCGCCGACGCCTGGTGCCCGACATCCGCAGCGGCAATCGCGCACGTCGCTTGGCCGCGGAGCGCATCGCCATGAACGCACCGATCCAGGGCACGGCTGCAGACCTGCTGAAGCTGGCAATGATCGCCCTCGCCGAGCCCGTGACGCCCGGAGCGAAAATGGTGCTGACGGTTCACGACGAGCTGGTTTTCGAAGTCCCCGATGGCGAGGTTCTGCAGGCCAAGGAGCGCGTCAAACGCGCCATGGAGCAAGTCTGGGCGCTAGCGGTACCCCTGGTGGTGGACGTCGGCGATGGCGCGAACTGGAACGAGGCGCACTGA